A single window of Halobacillus naozhouensis DNA harbors:
- a CDS encoding NAD(P)H-dependent flavin oxidoreductase, which translates to MEWNNRVTETLGITYPIIQGGLAHLAYAELAAAVSNAGGLGQITAMSMGRPAELREEIHKLRQLTRQSFGVNFAIGQHGRPFEEMVQVAIDEEVPVISVTGGNPKPVIDMVKDTPIKVLVLVAAKRQAEKAEELGADAVMVVGHEGGGHLGRADTSTLILTPQVVESVSIPVIASGGISDGKGLMAALALGAEGIEMGTRFIATKECVHANDTYKRALVESDESSTVVIKRSLGMPARALKNSWTEQILELEKNTPGYEGLKSYISGEANKRYIHEGEEDGFAWAGQVAARIQDVPSVAELMDRIIEEAEAIRGKWSN; encoded by the coding sequence ATGGAGTGGAATAATCGTGTGACCGAAACATTAGGCATTACTTATCCTATTATACAAGGGGGATTGGCACACTTAGCGTATGCTGAATTAGCGGCTGCCGTTTCGAATGCTGGAGGACTTGGCCAGATCACAGCTATGAGTATGGGTCGTCCTGCAGAACTTCGTGAAGAAATACATAAATTAAGACAATTGACCCGTCAATCGTTTGGCGTTAATTTTGCGATTGGTCAGCATGGGCGTCCTTTTGAAGAAATGGTACAAGTTGCGATCGATGAAGAAGTGCCGGTTATTTCTGTTACAGGAGGAAATCCTAAACCTGTCATTGATATGGTGAAAGACACACCGATTAAGGTACTAGTGTTAGTAGCTGCAAAACGGCAGGCAGAGAAAGCAGAAGAACTGGGAGCAGATGCAGTGATGGTTGTGGGACACGAAGGTGGGGGGCACTTAGGAAGAGCAGATACGAGTACGCTCATCCTCACCCCGCAAGTGGTTGAGTCTGTATCCATTCCTGTCATTGCCTCAGGAGGAATCAGTGACGGGAAGGGCTTGATGGCCGCTTTAGCGTTAGGCGCTGAGGGAATTGAAATGGGTACACGGTTTATTGCTACGAAAGAATGCGTACATGCAAATGACACCTATAAGCGTGCTCTCGTTGAATCCGATGAGAGTTCCACCGTCGTGATTAAGCGTTCGCTGGGGATGCCGGCACGGGCTTTGAAAAATTCCTGGACAGAACAAATTTTAGAGTTGGAAAAAAACACTCCAGGTTATGAGGGATTAAAGTCGTACATTAGTGGAGAAGCGAATAAACGGTATATCCATGAAGGCGAAGAGGATGGTTTTGCCTGGGCCGGCCAGGTCGCTGCTCGTATTCAGGATGTGCCTTCCGTTGCAGAGTTAATGGACAGAATTATAGAAGAAGCTGAAGCGATTCGGGGCAAATGGTCTAACTAG
- the ftsW gene encoding putative lipid II flippase FtsW, whose translation MLQRLKTYDFTLLFAPIALVSFGTVMVYSASMVYGPVVLDVPSNHYLLKQLQWMVLGIIMLFFMSVFPYRHFKRLAKATVLLMVILLVGLFIFGSEVNNSLSWYDLGPLSFQPAEFVKIGIIIYLASVYANKQEYIGNFPKAVLPPLVIISVLLGLIIMQPDIGSAAIIGMLASIMIMSSGIKGRHILLLVVVTAGILIMAGSQLVTEERINRFSGAYQPFEAPESDGYHLIQSYVAIATGGLTGVGLGQGVQKLGYLPEPHTDFIMAVIAEELGFIGVVITVGLLATIVLRGLYISWRCKDAFGSLLALGISSLFAIQSFINLGAMSGLLPITGVTLPLVSYGGSSLVIMMISLGILNNIARTVKVREEERQETYEPEREPVPRTRQQGVRSWN comes from the coding sequence ATGTTACAACGATTGAAAACCTATGACTTCACATTGCTTTTTGCCCCTATTGCTTTAGTATCTTTCGGCACTGTCATGGTTTATAGTGCGAGTATGGTGTACGGGCCGGTTGTTCTTGATGTTCCCAGTAATCATTATTTGTTGAAACAATTACAATGGATGGTACTCGGAATTATCATGCTATTCTTTATGTCCGTCTTCCCATACCGACACTTTAAACGACTGGCAAAAGCAACCGTGCTGCTCATGGTCATCTTATTAGTCGGTTTGTTTATTTTCGGGAGTGAGGTCAATAATTCATTATCCTGGTATGACCTTGGCCCGTTAAGTTTTCAGCCGGCTGAGTTTGTCAAGATTGGCATAATTATTTACCTGGCATCTGTGTATGCCAACAAGCAGGAGTACATTGGGAATTTTCCTAAAGCTGTGCTGCCGCCACTCGTTATTATTTCGGTACTGCTCGGGTTAATCATTATGCAGCCAGATATCGGTTCGGCCGCGATTATCGGGATGCTTGCCAGTATCATGATTATGAGTTCAGGGATTAAAGGTAGGCACATCCTGCTGCTCGTTGTAGTGACCGCTGGTATTCTTATCATGGCAGGATCACAGCTTGTAACGGAAGAAAGGATTAACCGTTTTTCAGGTGCTTACCAGCCATTTGAAGCTCCGGAAAGTGATGGGTATCATTTGATTCAATCGTATGTTGCCATTGCTACAGGAGGGTTAACAGGTGTCGGGTTGGGACAAGGTGTACAAAAACTGGGTTACTTACCAGAACCGCATACCGATTTTATTATGGCGGTTATTGCAGAAGAACTGGGTTTTATAGGTGTTGTGATTACAGTAGGTTTATTAGCTACCATTGTATTAAGAGGTTTGTACATATCGTGGCGCTGTAAAGATGCATTTGGATCTTTACTCGCCCTCGGAATCTCCTCGTTATTTGCTATTCAGTCCTTTATCAATTTAGGGGCGATGAGCGGTCTTCTGCCAATTACAGGTGTGACGCTGCCGCTTGTAAGCTATGGAGGTTCCTCGCTGGTCATCATGATGATATCTTTGGGGATTCTTAACAACATTGCAAGGACTGTAAAAGTTAGAGAAGAAGAAAGGCAGGAAACGTACGAACCAGAAAGGGAACCAGTACCTCGTACAAGACAACAAGGAGTGAGATCATGGAATTGA
- a CDS encoding YlaH-like family protein — translation MENTSTLTVPADLWPVADFFFRGLGSEVNLDNEAEVAVLFRSFFLLYLTVVALAIATFKLGFARKLPLAKSIVVYAVLVVGTFILTLILGLNLPIAESLMVAALILGVYRLRLHKERSGRESRQS, via the coding sequence ATGGAGAATACGTCCACTTTAACGGTGCCTGCAGATTTATGGCCTGTGGCTGACTTCTTTTTTAGGGGACTGGGTAGTGAAGTGAATTTGGATAACGAAGCGGAAGTCGCTGTGTTGTTTCGCTCGTTTTTTCTCTTATATTTAACAGTCGTAGCCTTAGCTATTGCTACATTTAAACTGGGTTTTGCCAGAAAACTGCCCCTCGCAAAATCGATTGTCGTGTACGCGGTACTTGTTGTAGGGACCTTTATACTTACTTTGATTTTAGGCTTGAATTTACCGATTGCCGAAAGTTTAATGGTGGCAGCGTTAATTCTAGGTGTCTACCGCTTACGGCTTCATAAAGAGCGGAGCGGACGGGAAAGCCGCCAGTCATAA
- a CDS encoding UPF0223 family protein: protein MSYNYPIDETYWSKEEIIDVVNFYSLVEQAYESSVKQDELLLAYTRFKQIVPSKSEEKQLCGKFEKESGYSCYRTVKQAKSASTGEKITMS from the coding sequence ATGAGTTATAACTATCCTATAGATGAAACCTATTGGTCAAAAGAAGAAATTATTGATGTCGTCAATTTTTACTCATTAGTAGAACAAGCTTACGAATCAAGTGTTAAGCAGGATGAGTTATTACTCGCTTATACGAGATTTAAGCAAATTGTGCCTTCAAAAAGTGAAGAAAAACAGCTTTGCGGGAAGTTTGAGAAAGAGTCTGGCTATTCCTGTTATCGCACGGTCAAACAAGCCAAATCAGCCTCAACAGGTGAGAAGATTACCATGTCATAG
- a CDS encoding YhcN/YlaJ family sporulation lipoprotein — protein sequence MKTILLIIGLLCLSACQQTGEKQLLQEDQGGNSEMKYVTDSDPVEQPNMSNQKTASHLAKIAVEEPGVHDATAVVLGSYAAVGIDVDKDLDRARVGMIKFSVAEALKHDPYGKEAIVIADADGVERLRGLGEKISQGHPVQAITEELSQIVARYMPERPIEDQPESQDPNKESVPKEDKEKIKQLQEKQSKEQ from the coding sequence ATGAAAACAATACTATTAATAATCGGCCTGCTCTGCTTGTCCGCATGCCAGCAGACAGGTGAAAAGCAATTGCTTCAAGAGGATCAGGGTGGCAACTCGGAAATGAAATATGTAACTGATTCAGATCCAGTCGAGCAGCCAAATATGTCCAATCAGAAAACAGCTAGTCACTTAGCCAAAATAGCCGTTGAGGAACCTGGCGTTCATGATGCCACAGCAGTTGTTCTTGGATCTTATGCAGCAGTCGGTATCGATGTCGATAAGGACCTGGACCGTGCACGTGTCGGGATGATTAAATTTTCTGTAGCCGAAGCCCTGAAGCATGACCCCTATGGGAAAGAAGCAATCGTAATTGCGGATGCAGATGGTGTCGAACGCTTGCGCGGGCTCGGTGAAAAAATTTCACAAGGACACCCTGTCCAAGCCATAACCGAAGAACTGAGCCAAATCGTCGCTCGTTATATGCCGGAACGACCGATAGAAGATCAGCCTGAATCTCAGGATCCAAACAAAGAATCTGTTCCTAAAGAAGATAAGGAAAAGATTAAACAACTTCAAGAAAAGCAATCTAAAGAACAGTAA
- a CDS encoding YktB family protein, which yields MSDFTGFSQKDFDVFSIPGLEERMEELRERISPKLDAIATELAPDVTAMTGDEMFVHVAKHARRTTNPPNDTWAALASNKRGYKKLPHFQIGMWESHVFIWFAVIYENPVKEAFGETLLQHKKEIKNIIPDHFVWSTDHTKPDAFVQGEMSDEKFAAMFTRLTEVKKAEILCGIHLSQDDDQLTDPDAFIHLCRDTFQTLEPLYRYAKHSN from the coding sequence ATGAGTGACTTTACAGGTTTCAGTCAAAAAGATTTTGATGTATTTTCCATACCAGGACTTGAGGAAAGGATGGAAGAGTTAAGAGAACGAATCTCTCCTAAGCTTGATGCGATTGCTACGGAGCTCGCGCCTGATGTTACCGCGATGACCGGCGATGAAATGTTCGTCCATGTCGCTAAGCATGCCAGAAGAACAACGAATCCTCCGAATGATACGTGGGCGGCCCTTGCTTCAAATAAACGCGGATACAAAAAGCTTCCCCACTTTCAAATCGGCATGTGGGAAAGTCATGTGTTTATTTGGTTTGCGGTGATTTATGAAAATCCGGTAAAAGAGGCCTTTGGCGAAACGCTGCTTCAACATAAAAAGGAGATCAAGAATATCATACCCGACCATTTCGTCTGGTCAACAGACCATACAAAGCCAGATGCTTTTGTACAGGGAGAAATGAGCGATGAAAAATTTGCGGCCATGTTCACACGACTGACAGAGGTAAAAAAAGCTGAAATTCTTTGTGGGATTCACCTTAGCCAGGATGATGATCAATTAACAGATCCTGATGCGTTTATTCACCTGTGCCGAGATACATTCCAGACACTCGAGCCCCTGTACAGGTATGCTAAACATTCTAATTAA
- a CDS encoding DUF5325 family protein produces the protein MNWNMFGLAFFVILSFVLVGFAIGQQLFWLAVLLFLAGFAIMGFGLSKKRKQQNA, from the coding sequence ATGAATTGGAATATGTTTGGACTTGCCTTCTTTGTCATTTTATCTTTTGTCCTGGTCGGATTCGCTATCGGTCAGCAGTTGTTCTGGCTGGCCGTGTTATTGTTTCTGGCCGGCTTTGCCATTATGGGCTTTGGCTTATCTAAAAAAAGAAAGCAACAAAACGCATAA
- a CDS encoding DUF1507 family protein — translation MLSDVAVDHREKAYALLKADADKILRLIKVQMDNLTMPQCPLYEEVLDTQMFGLSREIHFAVRLHLISEEEGKAILDNLEKQLNVLHEAAQNS, via the coding sequence ATGTTGTCTGATGTGGCTGTGGATCATCGTGAAAAGGCCTACGCCCTTCTAAAAGCTGATGCTGATAAAATTTTACGATTAATAAAAGTACAAATGGACAACTTGACTATGCCTCAGTGTCCGTTATATGAGGAAGTTCTAGATACACAAATGTTTGGGTTGTCACGTGAGATACATTTTGCTGTGCGCTTGCACTTAATCAGTGAAGAGGAAGGCAAAGCTATACTGGATAACTTAGAAAAACAACTCAATGTTTTACATGAAGCTGCTCAGAATTCGTGA
- the glsA gene encoding glutaminase A: MEEKISTTTLEEWLENVKPFAYDGQLADYIPALAKQDPEDLAVSIYYLDGDCVHAGDVESCFTLQSISKVIALALALIDNGEDYVFERVGMEPTGDPFHSIYRLEQHRPSKPLNPMINAGALAVSNMIHGQTPDEKVGRLLSFIHEMTDDHSIRFNSEVASSEFETAFLNRSLLYYLKQHKVVTGSVEETLDAYTKQCSVELNVRHLSKIGALFANEGRDLNSGRQIIPKHFARICKTFMVTCGMYDASGSFAIKVGIPAKSGVSGGVMGSLNGFGGIAVYGPALDSKGNSVVGLKLLEMLSNRYDLSIF; the protein is encoded by the coding sequence ATGGAGGAAAAAATATCAACGACTACCTTGGAAGAATGGCTTGAGAACGTCAAACCGTTCGCCTATGATGGTCAGCTTGCTGATTATATACCGGCACTGGCGAAACAAGATCCGGAAGACTTAGCCGTTTCGATTTATTATTTAGACGGTGATTGCGTCCATGCCGGCGACGTTGAGTCCTGTTTTACTTTGCAAAGTATTTCGAAAGTCATCGCCCTGGCTCTCGCCTTGATTGATAATGGGGAAGATTATGTTTTCGAACGCGTTGGGATGGAACCGACCGGAGATCCGTTTCATTCGATTTATCGACTGGAACAACATCGGCCTTCAAAACCGCTTAATCCGATGATTAATGCTGGAGCGCTGGCTGTTTCGAATATGATTCACGGTCAGACCCCGGACGAGAAAGTTGGCAGGCTGCTTAGCTTCATCCATGAAATGACAGATGACCATTCAATTCGGTTTAACAGTGAAGTGGCTTCCTCTGAATTCGAAACGGCATTCTTAAATCGCTCATTGCTCTATTATTTAAAGCAGCATAAAGTGGTGACAGGAAGTGTAGAAGAGACACTCGATGCCTATACAAAGCAATGCTCTGTTGAACTGAATGTGCGGCATTTATCAAAGATTGGAGCACTGTTTGCTAATGAAGGCCGAGATTTGAATTCAGGCAGACAAATTATTCCTAAGCACTTTGCCAGAATATGCAAAACGTTCATGGTCACGTGCGGAATGTATGATGCTTCTGGTTCGTTTGCCATTAAAGTAGGTATACCAGCTAAAAGTGGTGTATCAGGCGGCGTGATGGGTTCTCTTAACGGTTTTGGCGGCATTGCTGTTTATGGGCCGGCCCTTGATTCAAAAGGTAATAGTGTCGTTGGGTTGAAACTGCTTGAAATGTTGTCGAACCGCTACGACCTTTCGATTTTTTAG
- a CDS encoding YlaI family protein, with amino-acid sequence MRVKCVLCDTIEKIDSYSLQAKRLRNRRIHTYMCPSCHDRIKENTEKRLQTGNFRFNRERKREKHLS; translated from the coding sequence ATGCGTGTAAAATGTGTACTTTGCGATACTATTGAGAAAATTGACAGCTATTCTTTACAGGCGAAACGTTTACGAAACCGCAGGATTCACACGTATATGTGTCCGTCCTGTCACGATCGCATTAAAGAAAACACTGAGAAACGTTTACAAACAGGTAATTTCCGCTTTAATCGGGAACGAAAACGCGAGAAGCATTTATCGTAA
- a CDS encoding inositol monophosphatase family protein, with protein MDKLQRTNLYKQAKEWVLEAGQRIRETIDDPRTIQTKSNANDLVTEMDQETEQFFAGMIRKLYPDHHVFGEEGFGDEITSLEGTVWIIDPIDGTMNFVHQKRNFAISVGIYEDGVGEIGLIYNVMEDTIYTAVRGEGAYKNHHRLAQLPEEKQLKQAIFALNTTWMLPENPFISHKGVHELVKTLRSTRTYGSAALEFAFVAEGIIDGYLTMTLMPWDIAAGMVILKEVGGTVTTADGQDIDMLHQTTILACHPKLHSDVIGEFVDLKQ; from the coding sequence ATGGATAAATTACAACGAACAAACTTATATAAGCAGGCTAAAGAATGGGTCCTTGAAGCAGGACAACGAATACGGGAAACGATCGATGATCCAAGAACGATTCAAACAAAGTCCAATGCGAATGATCTTGTCACAGAAATGGATCAGGAAACAGAGCAGTTTTTTGCTGGGATGATCAGAAAGCTATACCCTGATCACCATGTATTTGGTGAAGAAGGGTTTGGAGATGAAATTACCAGTTTAGAGGGGACGGTTTGGATTATTGATCCTATCGACGGAACGATGAATTTCGTCCATCAGAAGCGAAACTTTGCGATCTCTGTCGGTATATATGAGGATGGAGTAGGCGAGATTGGTCTTATTTATAACGTGATGGAAGATACGATCTACACAGCTGTACGCGGAGAAGGAGCGTATAAAAATCATCATCGTCTCGCCCAGTTACCTGAGGAAAAACAGTTAAAACAGGCGATCTTTGCTTTAAATACAACGTGGATGCTGCCGGAGAACCCGTTTATTTCCCATAAAGGTGTCCATGAGCTTGTCAAAACGTTAAGAAGCACGCGTACTTACGGATCAGCTGCATTAGAATTCGCGTTTGTGGCTGAGGGAATCATCGATGGTTATTTAACGATGACGCTCATGCCATGGGACATCGCAGCTGGCATGGTTATTTTAAAGGAAGTCGGAGGTACGGTGACGACAGCGGATGGTCAGGATATCGATATGCTTCATCAAACGACGATCTTAGCCTGTCATCCTAAACTTCACAGTGATGTCATTGGAGAATTTGTTGACTTGAAGCAATAG